Proteins from a genomic interval of Papaver somniferum cultivar HN1 chromosome 4, ASM357369v1, whole genome shotgun sequence:
- the LOC113271746 gene encoding PLASMODESMATA CALLOSE-BINDING PROTEIN 2-like: MSVVLVLPLLIIFAFTSHSADAVWCACRPDQSDVVLQKAIDYACGNGADCSAINQGGVCYQPNTVRAHCSYAVNSYYQKKGGAQGSCEFSGSAAVTSTDPSPGGSCTFTSGGGGGGGGGGGVTVNPPSTTSPPGSTTPTGGSSTPGGSTMTPGSTTTPGSSSSTFSPPGSLTNGNGGMMGGGFGTGLGPSGTGSIDTSDGGTVLKNTNYVSLLLTVWFSALLFLWV, encoded by the exons ATGTCTGTTGTTTTAGTTCTTCCACTGCTCATCATCTTTGCTTTCACCAGCCATTCAGCAG ATGCTGTATGGTGTGCTTGCAGACCAGATCAGAGTGATGTAGTTCTTCAAAAGGCTATTGACTATGCTTGTGGAAATGGAGCTGATTGTTCAGCCATTAATCAAGGTGGAGTTTGTTACCAACCTAACACTGTGAGGGCTCATTGTTCTTATGCTGTTAACAGCTATTACCAAAAGAAAGGTGGAGCTCAGGGAAGCTGTGAATTTTCCGGCAGTGCAGCTGTTACTTCTACTGACCCAA GTCCTGGTGGTTCTTGTACATTTACTTCTGG AGGCGGTGGTggcggaggaggaggaggaggagtgaCTGTAAATCCTCCATCTACAACATCACCACCAGGTTCAACTACACCAACAGGTGGATCTTCAACACCTGGTGGGTCAACCATGACACCAGGATCCACCACCACACCTGGGTCATCATCGTCCACATTTTCACCACCTGGAAGCCTCACAAATGGAAACGGCGGAATGATGGGAGGAGGATTTGGTACGGGTTTAGGTCCTTCAGGAACTGGTAGCATTGATACTAGTGACGGCGGAACCGTCTTAAAAAACACTAACTACGTCTCTTTACTACTCACTGTTTGGTTTTCTGCCCTCCTATTCTTATGGGTTTGA